In Hirundo rustica isolate bHirRus1 chromosome 4, bHirRus1.pri.v3, whole genome shotgun sequence, a genomic segment contains:
- the TAB1 gene encoding TGF-beta-activated kinase 1 and MAP3K7-binding protein 1 isoform X1, which translates to MAAQRRSLLQSEQQPSWTDDLPSCHLSGVGSAPNRSYSADGKGTEGHPLEDNWLKFRSENNCYLYGVFNGYDGNRATNFVGQRLSAELLLGQLHADHSDADVRRVLLQAFDVVERSFLESIDDALAEKASLQSQLPEGVPHHQLPPQYQKIVERLKVVEQEISGGAMAIVAVVLNNKLYIANVGTNRALLCKSTVDGLQVTQLNVDHTTENEDELYRFSQLGLDAGKIKQVGTIRGQESTRRIGDYKVKYSYTDIELLSAAKSKPIIAEPEIHGGHSLDGVTGFLVLMSEGLYKALEAAHGPGQANQEIAAMIATEFAKQTSLDAVAQAVVDRVKRIHCDTFASGGERSKFCPRHEDMTLLVRNFGYPLGEMSQPTLTPTQGGRVYPVSVPYSSSQSTSKTSVMLSLVMPSQGQMVNGAHSSSTLDEATPTLTNQSPTVTLQSTNTHTQSSSSSSDGGLFRSRPTHSLQPDEDGRVEPYVDFAEFYRLWNMDHGEQGALTVS; encoded by the exons ATGGCGGCGCAGAGGAGGAGTCTGCTGCAGAGT GAACAGCAGCCCAGTTGGACAGATGACTTACCATCCTGTCATCTCTCTGGGGTGGGCTCAGCTCCGAACCGTTCCTACAGTGCAGATGGcaaggggacagagggacacccCTTGGAAGATAACTGGTTAAAATTCAG GAGTGAGAACAACTGCTACCTCTATGGTGTCTTCAATGGTTATGATGGCAACCGAGCCACCAACTTTGTGGGTCAGAGGCTCtctgcagaactgctgctggGCCAGCTCCACGCAGATCACAGCGATGCTGACGTGCGTCGAGTTCTGCTGCAG GCTTTTGATGTGGTGGAAAGAAGTTTCCTGGAGTCCATTGATGATGCCTTGGCAGAGAAGGCCAGCCTGCAGTCTCAGCTACCAGAG GGCGTCCCTCACCACCAGCTCCCTCCTCAGTACCAGAAGATTGTGGAGAGATTGAAGGTTGTAGAGCAGGAGATCTCTGGAGGAGCCATGGCTATTGTGGCTGTCGTTCTCAATAACAAGCTCTACATCGCCAATGTGG GTACCAATCGGGCACTGCTGTGCAAGTCCACCGTGGATGGGCTGCAGGTGACCCAGCTCAACGTGGACCATACGACAGAGAATGAAGATGAACTTTATCGCTTCTCTCAGCTGG GCTTGGATGCAGGGAAAATCAAACAAGTGGGAACTATTCGTGGGCAGGAAAGCACTCGGCGCATTGGAGACTACAAAGTCAAATACAGCTATACTGATATTGAACTGCTCAG TGCTGCTAAATCTAAGCCCATCATAGCAGAGCCTGAAATCCATGGAGGGCACTCACTGGATGGGGTGACAGGCTTCTTGGTGCTCATGTCAGAAGGGCTCTACAAAGCGCTGGAGGCAGCTCATGGGCCTGGGCAGGCCAACCAG GAGATTGCAGCCATGATAGCCACAGAGTTTGCCAAACAGACGTCACTGGATGCTGTGGCACAAGCAGTGGTGGACCGGGTTAAGCGCATTCACTGTGACACTTTTGCCAGCGGTGGGGAGCGGTCCAAGTTCTGTCCCCGTCACGAAGACATGACACTGCTTGTGAGGAATTTTGGGTACCCCCTCGGTGAGATGAGCCAGCCCACGCTGACACCAACACAAG GAGGCCGTGTCTACCCAGTCTCTGTGCCATATTCCAGCTCCCAAAGCACAAGCAAGACAAGTGTCATGCTGTCTCTTGTCATGCCTTCTCAAGGCCAGATGGTCAatggtgcccacagcagctcaACTCTGGATGAAGCCACCCCCACCCTCACTAA CCAAAGCCCAACTGTGACGCTGCAGTCGACCAATACTCACACGCAGAGCAGCAGCTCGAGTTCAGATGGAGGTCTCTTCCGCTCCCGACCCACCCACTCACTCCAGCCAGATGAGGATGGGCGTGTGGAGCCCTACGTGGATTTTGCAGAGTTTTACCGACTTTGGAACATGGACCATGGCGAGCAGGGAGCACTGACTGTGTCCTAA
- the TAB1 gene encoding TGF-beta-activated kinase 1 and MAP3K7-binding protein 1 isoform X2, with protein sequence MAAQRRSLLQSEQQPSWTDDLPSCHLSGVGSAPNRSYSADGKGTEGHPLEDNWLKFRSENNCYLYGVFNGYDGNRATNFVGQRLSAELLLGQLHADHSDADVRRVLLQAFDVVERSFLESIDDALAEKASLQSQLPEGVPHHQLPPQYQKIVERLKVVEQEISGGAMAIVAVVLNNKLYIANVGTNRALLCKSTVDGLQVTQLNVDHTTENEDELYRFSQLGLDAGKIKQVGTIRGQESTRRIGDYKVKYSYTDIELLSAAKSKPIIAEPEIHGGHSLDGVTGFLVLMSEGLYKALEAAHGPGQANQEIAAMIATEFAKQTSLDAVAQAVVDRVKRIHCDTFASGGERSKFCPRHEDMTLLVRNFGYPLGEMSQPTLTPTQGGRVYPVSVPYSSSQSTSKTSVMLSLVMPSQGQMVNGAHSSSTLDEATPTLTK encoded by the exons ATGGCGGCGCAGAGGAGGAGTCTGCTGCAGAGT GAACAGCAGCCCAGTTGGACAGATGACTTACCATCCTGTCATCTCTCTGGGGTGGGCTCAGCTCCGAACCGTTCCTACAGTGCAGATGGcaaggggacagagggacacccCTTGGAAGATAACTGGTTAAAATTCAG GAGTGAGAACAACTGCTACCTCTATGGTGTCTTCAATGGTTATGATGGCAACCGAGCCACCAACTTTGTGGGTCAGAGGCTCtctgcagaactgctgctggGCCAGCTCCACGCAGATCACAGCGATGCTGACGTGCGTCGAGTTCTGCTGCAG GCTTTTGATGTGGTGGAAAGAAGTTTCCTGGAGTCCATTGATGATGCCTTGGCAGAGAAGGCCAGCCTGCAGTCTCAGCTACCAGAG GGCGTCCCTCACCACCAGCTCCCTCCTCAGTACCAGAAGATTGTGGAGAGATTGAAGGTTGTAGAGCAGGAGATCTCTGGAGGAGCCATGGCTATTGTGGCTGTCGTTCTCAATAACAAGCTCTACATCGCCAATGTGG GTACCAATCGGGCACTGCTGTGCAAGTCCACCGTGGATGGGCTGCAGGTGACCCAGCTCAACGTGGACCATACGACAGAGAATGAAGATGAACTTTATCGCTTCTCTCAGCTGG GCTTGGATGCAGGGAAAATCAAACAAGTGGGAACTATTCGTGGGCAGGAAAGCACTCGGCGCATTGGAGACTACAAAGTCAAATACAGCTATACTGATATTGAACTGCTCAG TGCTGCTAAATCTAAGCCCATCATAGCAGAGCCTGAAATCCATGGAGGGCACTCACTGGATGGGGTGACAGGCTTCTTGGTGCTCATGTCAGAAGGGCTCTACAAAGCGCTGGAGGCAGCTCATGGGCCTGGGCAGGCCAACCAG GAGATTGCAGCCATGATAGCCACAGAGTTTGCCAAACAGACGTCACTGGATGCTGTGGCACAAGCAGTGGTGGACCGGGTTAAGCGCATTCACTGTGACACTTTTGCCAGCGGTGGGGAGCGGTCCAAGTTCTGTCCCCGTCACGAAGACATGACACTGCTTGTGAGGAATTTTGGGTACCCCCTCGGTGAGATGAGCCAGCCCACGCTGACACCAACACAAG GAGGCCGTGTCTACCCAGTCTCTGTGCCATATTCCAGCTCCCAAAGCACAAGCAAGACAAGTGTCATGCTGTCTCTTGTCATGCCTTCTCAAGGCCAGATGGTCAatggtgcccacagcagctcaACTCTGGATGAAGCCACCCCCACCCTCACTAAGTAA